Proteins co-encoded in one Echeneis naucrates chromosome 22, fEcheNa1.1, whole genome shotgun sequence genomic window:
- the lbh gene encoding protein LBH encodes MSVFSQQIYCPLFVPSRDMTEVMINSTPMEDMRLSPSKDRLSFQIFPDPSDFDRCCKLKDRLPSIVVEPTEGEVESGELRWPPEEFLVSEEDDDDEEDEEHNNGSIQNGQPMQNSQH; translated from the exons ATGTCTGTATTTTCCCAGCAGATCTACTG CCCACTGTTTGTGCCCAGCCGAGATATGACTGAGGTGATGATCAACAGCACCCCCATGGAGGACATGAGGCTCAGCCCGAGCAAGGACAGACTCTCCTTCCAG ATATTCCCGGACCCCTCGGACTTTGACCGTTGCTGTAAGCTCAAAGATCGACTGCCTTCCATTGTGGTTGAGCCGACAGAGGGGGAAGTTGAAAGTGGAGAACTTCGCTGGCCTCCAGAGGAGTTTTTGGTCAGTGAAGAGGATGACGACGAcgaagaggatgaggagcacAATAATGGCAGCATCCAAAATGGACAGCCCATGCAGAATTCTCAGCACTAG